A part of Solibacillus sp. FSL H8-0538 genomic DNA contains:
- a CDS encoding dihydrofolate reductase encodes MISLIVAHDKNRVIGYDNGMPWHLPGDLQYFKEMTMGKPVIMGRKTFESIGRPLPGRRNIVITRNTEFTAPGIETVPSLEAALDLVSEVEEIMIIGGEQIFKLALPLADKLYITLINHEFTGDTYFPTYDDWTLTASREPITAPEGYTFTYCIFEK; translated from the coding sequence AGCACATGATAAAAATCGTGTAATTGGGTATGACAATGGTATGCCGTGGCATTTGCCAGGTGATTTGCAATATTTTAAGGAAATGACGATGGGTAAGCCAGTTATTATGGGGCGTAAAACGTTCGAATCGATTGGTCGCCCGCTCCCAGGTCGCCGCAATATTGTTATTACACGCAATACGGAATTTACTGCCCCAGGTATTGAAACCGTTCCTAGCTTAGAAGCAGCACTTGACCTTGTAAGTGAGGTAGAGGAAATTATGATTATTGGCGGTGAACAAATTTTCAAGCTGGCCTTACCGCTTGCTGATAAATTGTATATTACTTTAATTAATCATGAATTTACAGGTGATACGTATTTCCCAACGTATGATGATTGGACGCTTACTGCGAGCCGCGAGCCCATTACGGCACCAGAAGGCTATACATTTACTTATTGTATTTTTGAGAAGTGA
- a CDS encoding response regulator transcription factor, with translation MRKILVIEDELAISQVLKAYLMKHEFEVVQCFTGSQAIDIFLDAKPDLVLLDVMLPGKDGWTILKEIRERTSTPVIMLTALGEVEYRLEGFEEGTDDYITKPFIGEEVVARVKAVLRRANSERQERCKFGQLEIDFKGHSVYMEGQEIELTPRDLSVLLFLAEHPNQTFTRDQLLEHVWGWEYDGSDRAVDLAIKRIRKALVSWPEQDGEIRTLRGLGYQFHVY, from the coding sequence ATGCGAAAAATTTTAGTTATTGAAGATGAACTGGCCATTAGTCAAGTTTTAAAAGCATATTTAATGAAACATGAATTTGAAGTCGTTCAATGCTTCACCGGCTCACAGGCAATTGACATATTTTTAGACGCAAAGCCGGATTTAGTACTTTTAGATGTGATGCTACCAGGGAAGGATGGCTGGACCATCTTAAAGGAAATTCGTGAAAGAACTTCGACACCTGTCATAATGCTTACGGCGCTTGGGGAAGTAGAATATCGCTTAGAAGGCTTCGAGGAAGGGACAGATGATTACATTACGAAGCCATTTATTGGTGAGGAGGTCGTGGCACGTGTAAAGGCGGTATTGAGGCGTGCAAACTCGGAGCGGCAGGAACGGTGCAAATTCGGCCAATTAGAAATTGATTTTAAAGGGCATTCTGTATATATGGAGGGGCAAGAAATTGAATTAACGCCCCGGGATTTATCGGTGCTGCTGTTTTTAGCAGAGCATCCGAATCAAACGTTTACACGGGATCAACTGTTAGAACATGTATGGGGATGGGAATATGATGGCAGTGATCGTGCCGTTGATTTAGCGATTAAGCGCATCCGTAAAGCATTAGTAAGTTGGCCAGAGCAAGACGGCGAAATTCGTACATTACGAGGGCTTGGGTACCAGTTCCATGTTTACTAA
- a CDS encoding HAMP domain-containing sensor histidine kinase — MFTKHKRVSLLSYWTSRYVLTLLIGLGFVFLISILWVRHTTLEYRLEMMEYMTDEMIHRITNNESPGAGKGRDIPNFIDEKDRPNFRDINPVMYIADAEGNVLTSNRPFNPVPNIKFADFLSHSEGVVKTTIDGEALYMVKREIISEEETLGYLFVVETKAILVQVKQEFGQLTLLIVTLGLLGWCAIYYLSKRLSRPIKNVAEAAKLVQEGNYNFELPSLIKEKEVYELVTSFKEMATKLEQLEKTRTQLLAGVTHELKTPVTSISGLLQAVQDGVVTDADADEFIQMALVETTKMKTMVGDLLAFNTFAVDAVPVHMTTMDANDCIQSIVARWGATRETFEIIVHKLQTNVEVRVDQVRIQQIITNILTNAAQAMNNKGTLTISLNEQYEFVHVNIQDNGSGIPEADQPFVFERFYRGENKKYAVRGLGLGLPLSKMMAQSIGGDLQLISSDKNGTCFEILLKKE, encoded by the coding sequence ATGTTTACTAAACATAAGCGCGTATCTCTTCTTTCGTACTGGACGAGTCGCTACGTTCTTACATTACTAATAGGTCTTGGCTTTGTGTTCCTTATTTCAATTTTATGGGTGCGCCATACAACACTTGAATACCGTCTTGAAATGATGGAATATATGACGGATGAAATGATTCACCGGATTACGAATAATGAATCACCAGGAGCTGGAAAAGGTCGAGATATCCCTAATTTTATTGATGAAAAAGACCGCCCGAACTTCCGTGATATTAATCCTGTTATGTATATTGCAGATGCGGAAGGCAACGTACTTACGAGCAATCGGCCGTTCAATCCAGTACCGAATATAAAGTTTGCGGATTTTCTTAGTCATAGTGAGGGGGTTGTAAAAACAACAATCGATGGCGAGGCACTTTATATGGTGAAGCGTGAAATTATTTCAGAAGAGGAGACACTTGGCTATCTTTTCGTTGTCGAAACAAAGGCGATACTCGTGCAGGTGAAGCAGGAATTCGGACAGCTTACTTTGTTAATCGTGACGCTCGGCTTACTCGGTTGGTGTGCGATTTACTATTTATCAAAACGTTTGTCTCGGCCGATTAAGAACGTGGCAGAGGCCGCAAAGCTTGTGCAGGAGGGCAATTACAATTTTGAACTCCCTTCTTTGATTAAAGAAAAGGAAGTATATGAGCTCGTCACGTCCTTTAAAGAAATGGCAACAAAACTAGAGCAGCTGGAAAAAACGCGTACCCAACTACTCGCTGGAGTGACGCATGAATTAAAAACCCCAGTTACATCAATAAGTGGTCTTCTCCAGGCTGTACAGGACGGGGTGGTAACCGATGCTGATGCGGATGAATTCATTCAAATGGCGCTTGTGGAAACGACAAAAATGAAAACAATGGTCGGCGATTTACTGGCGTTTAATACATTTGCTGTAGATGCAGTGCCTGTCCATATGACGACGATGGATGCCAATGATTGCATTCAGAGTATTGTAGCAAGATGGGGGGCTACGCGTGAAACGTTCGAAATTATCGTTCATAAATTACAGACAAATGTAGAAGTACGTGTGGATCAAGTGCGCATTCAGCAAATCATCACGAATATTTTAACAAATGCAGCACAGGCTATGAATAATAAGGGTACTCTGACAATTTCACTAAATGAACAATATGAATTTGTTCACGTCAACATCCAAGATAATGGCTCAGGGATTCCGGAAGCAGATCAACCTTTTGTATTTGAACGCTTTTACCGAGGGGAAAATAAAAAATACGCGGTGCGCGGTTTAGGGCTCGGCTTACCACTAAGTAAAATGATGGCGCAGTCTATAGGTGGAGACCTTCAGCTTATCTCCAGTGATAAAAACGGTACATGCTTTGAAATTTTATTAAAAAAAGAATAA
- a CDS encoding peptidylprolyl isomerase — translation MNMKKLLKMGTIPFALSAMLVGCSDSSSETVATVNDEAITSEQLNTKLTQQYGSEILDTLITNKIIELEAKKLDVSASKEEIEEEYKEYADMYGGEDALLEVLSSYNVTAADIKKDIEIYLLTVKVMEDYVKITDEDVKTYFEENKETFGTAEQVEASHILVADEKTANEVEKKLKAGEDFTKLAKEYSTDTANKETGGALGFFGRGKMATEFEDKAFSMKVGDVSEPVKTEFGFHIIKVTDKKEAKEATFEESKEEARVALLEQRVNEQYPTWVEEKRGEYDIVNNLFK, via the coding sequence ATGAACATGAAGAAATTACTAAAGATGGGTACCATTCCATTCGCATTATCAGCAATGCTTGTAGGCTGCTCTGATTCATCATCAGAAACAGTCGCGACTGTAAACGATGAGGCCATCACATCGGAACAATTAAACACAAAACTTACACAGCAATACGGTTCGGAAATTTTAGATACACTGATCACAAATAAAATTATCGAGCTAGAAGCGAAAAAATTAGACGTCTCTGCTAGTAAAGAAGAAATTGAAGAAGAATACAAAGAGTATGCGGACATGTATGGTGGTGAGGATGCGCTTCTTGAGGTGTTATCATCATATAATGTCACTGCAGCTGACATTAAAAAGGACATTGAAATTTACTTATTAACCGTAAAAGTGATGGAAGACTATGTTAAAATCACTGATGAAGATGTTAAAACTTACTTTGAGGAAAATAAAGAAACATTTGGTACAGCTGAACAAGTGGAAGCGAGCCATATTTTAGTCGCTGACGAGAAAACAGCAAATGAAGTCGAAAAAAAATTAAAAGCGGGTGAGGATTTTACTAAGCTAGCTAAAGAATACTCAACAGATACTGCTAATAAAGAAACTGGTGGTGCACTTGGCTTCTTCGGTCGTGGTAAAATGGCAACAGAATTTGAAGATAAAGCATTTTCGATGAAGGTTGGCGATGTGAGTGAGCCAGTTAAAACAGAATTTGGCTTCCATATTATAAAAGTGACAGATAAAAAAGAAGCAAAAGAAGCGACATTTGAAGAGTCAAAAGAAGAAGCACGTGTAGCATTACTTGAACAACGTGTAAATGAACAATATCCAACGTGGGTAGAAGAAAAACGCGGAGAATATGATATTGTAAATAATTTATTTAAATAA
- a CDS encoding tartrate dehydrogenase — MHTYKIAVIPGDGIGKEVVPAAIEVLDAVAKMDGTFQFEWTEFPWGCDYYSTHGEMMPKNGIDTLKQFDQIFLGAVGMPELVPDHISLWGLLIKIRREMKQSINVRPAKLLKGLESPLKHPNNFDITVVRENSEGEYSESGGRIHQGDDEIALQNAIFTRKATERAMRYAFELAKNSHGHVTSATKSNGLTYSMPFWDEVFSVVKQDYPDIDTTVNHIDALAAFFVMKPDTFDVIVASNLFGDILTDLGGAIMGSIGIAPAANLNIEREYPSMFEPVHGSAPDLAGQGLANPIGQIWTGKMMLDFLGHHEAGARVMNAIEATLERGIKTGDIGGTATLVDVKVAILQYLQTHEEVTL; from the coding sequence ATGCATACATATAAAATTGCCGTCATACCAGGGGACGGAATCGGGAAAGAGGTAGTACCAGCTGCGATCGAAGTACTAGATGCAGTTGCAAAAATGGACGGAACATTTCAGTTTGAATGGACGGAATTTCCATGGGGCTGTGACTACTATTCAACGCATGGGGAAATGATGCCAAAGAACGGCATAGATACATTGAAACAATTCGACCAAATTTTTCTTGGTGCAGTTGGCATGCCAGAGCTTGTTCCAGATCACATTTCTTTATGGGGTCTACTCATTAAAATTCGTCGTGAAATGAAACAGTCTATTAATGTTCGACCAGCTAAGCTATTAAAAGGGTTAGAATCGCCGCTGAAACACCCGAATAACTTTGATATTACAGTTGTTCGTGAAAATTCAGAAGGAGAGTATTCGGAAAGTGGCGGTCGAATTCATCAAGGCGATGATGAAATTGCGCTGCAAAATGCGATCTTCACACGTAAAGCAACAGAGCGTGCGATGCGCTATGCATTTGAACTGGCAAAAAATTCACACGGCCATGTAACGAGTGCGACGAAATCAAATGGGCTTACCTATTCAATGCCGTTTTGGGATGAAGTTTTTTCCGTGGTGAAGCAGGATTATCCGGATATTGATACAACGGTAAACCATATTGATGCCCTTGCTGCATTTTTTGTGATGAAGCCGGATACCTTTGATGTCATTGTCGCATCCAACTTGTTTGGGGATATTTTAACGGATCTTGGGGGTGCAATTATGGGTAGCATCGGGATAGCGCCAGCTGCAAACTTAAATATTGAGCGCGAGTATCCGTCAATGTTTGAACCGGTACATGGCTCAGCACCGGATCTTGCAGGACAAGGACTTGCAAACCCAATTGGTCAAATTTGGACAGGTAAAATGATGCTAGATTTCTTAGGCCATCATGAGGCAGGTGCCCGGGTTATGAATGCAATTGAAGCGACACTTGAGCGGGGCATTAAAACAGGTGATATCGGTGGCACAGCAACACTAGTAGATGTGAAAGTAGCAATTTTACAGTATCTTCAAACACATGAGGAAGTTACGCTATAA
- a CDS encoding mechanosensitive ion channel family protein, which yields MLDSIRWLIPNVKEPTMMDVAICLVIIIVGWLVQHYVIKKIINWNVKHLEKKANPFYARVIEQFSRSIRYAFFMVVIFFSLSFLIEVSLFSSPKTQNLFISFMVFYVFKGIHDLLTYYTKNPSSFYSISKDQDLLTPFFLRISKVIVMLIALFTIASLWNFNLNGFLTGIGLTGVALAFGIRDTLGHVFGGLSVALDKPFQIGDWVATEDFKIEGFIEDINLRSTLIQTGDKGLVYVPNSYLVNRPLYNLSKRTKRKCELFFYVSTENSEDAVRKICEEIREQIYLHKKTDKDIIYVNIDEMRLSSFRMLIRFYVVTNDMGEMLEVKQDILFAMNQILEDAQILVAEHEKELWVHQEIVK from the coding sequence ATGTTAGACTCAATTCGCTGGCTCATTCCGAATGTGAAGGAACCAACGATGATGGATGTTGCCATTTGCCTAGTTATTATTATTGTAGGCTGGTTAGTACAACACTATGTAATTAAAAAAATAATTAACTGGAACGTAAAGCATCTTGAAAAAAAAGCAAATCCTTTTTATGCGCGCGTTATAGAACAGTTTAGCCGTTCAATTCGCTATGCTTTTTTTATGGTTGTTATATTTTTTAGTCTGTCATTTTTAATTGAAGTATCACTGTTCTCTAGTCCGAAAACGCAAAACTTATTTATTTCGTTTATGGTATTTTACGTGTTTAAGGGTATTCATGATTTGCTGACGTATTATACGAAAAATCCGAGTAGCTTTTATAGCATTAGTAAAGATCAAGATCTGCTGACACCATTTTTCCTACGTATTTCAAAAGTAATCGTTATGCTCATTGCATTATTTACCATTGCCTCGTTATGGAACTTTAATCTAAATGGATTTTTGACGGGGATTGGGTTAACGGGTGTGGCATTAGCGTTTGGTATACGGGATACGCTTGGGCATGTATTTGGTGGGCTGAGTGTTGCCCTTGATAAGCCATTCCAAATAGGTGATTGGGTAGCAACGGAGGATTTTAAAATCGAAGGCTTTATTGAAGATATTAACCTGCGCAGTACGCTCATCCAAACAGGCGATAAAGGCTTAGTGTACGTGCCGAACTCGTATTTAGTGAACCGCCCGCTGTACAATTTAAGTAAGCGTACAAAACGTAAATGCGAACTGTTTTTTTATGTGTCAACGGAAAATAGTGAGGATGCTGTGCGAAAAATTTGCGAGGAGATTCGCGAGCAAATTTATTTACATAAGAAAACAGATAAAGACATAATCTACGTCAATATCGATGAAATGCGTCTGAGCTCATTTCGTATGTTAATTCGTTTTTACGTTGTAACAAATGATATGGGTGAAATGCTCGAAGTCAAACAAGATATTTTATTTGCGATGAATCAAATATTAGAGGATGCACAAATCTTAGTTGCTGAACACGAAAAAGAGCTTTGGGTTCATCAAGAAATTGTAAAGTAA
- the trhA gene encoding PAQR family membrane homeostasis protein TrhA codes for MFDHEAFDYKNWKEELWNAITHGIGFLLSIPVCILMIIMAVRNESTIQIVSFSIFGASLILLFLMSTLLHSMPAKYKNFFSILDHSSIYILIAGTYTPFLLIAIAGTLGIVLLCLIWVIALFGIVFKCLFIHRFETFSLILYIVMGWLIILAIKPLYSFLQFDGFTLLLAGGLFFTFGSIFYAWTRLPYNHAIWHLFVLAGCGCMVGCVVNYL; via the coding sequence GAAGAATTATGGAACGCGATTACTCACGGGATTGGTTTTTTACTAAGTATTCCGGTTTGCATATTAATGATTATTATGGCTGTACGTAATGAATCTACAATACAAATCGTATCGTTCTCGATTTTCGGTGCTTCACTTATTTTATTATTTTTAATGTCAACTTTACTACATAGTATGCCAGCTAAATATAAGAATTTTTTCTCGATTTTAGATCACTCGTCTATTTATATATTAATTGCAGGAACTTACACGCCGTTCCTACTAATTGCAATTGCTGGTACGCTTGGAATTGTACTGCTATGCCTGATTTGGGTTATTGCGCTATTTGGCATTGTGTTTAAATGTTTATTTATTCACCGCTTTGAAACGTTCTCACTCATACTTTACATTGTAATGGGCTGGTTGATTATACTTGCCATTAAGCCTTTGTATAGTTTCCTACAGTTTGATGGCTTTACACTATTACTTGCTGGTGGGCTATTCTTTACATTTGGTTCCATTTTTTATGCGTGGACACGCCTGCCGTACAATCATGCGATTTGGCACTTATTCGTACTTGCTGGTTGCGGCTGTATGGTTGGCTGCGTTGTCAATTACTTATGA